DNA from Hippocampus zosterae strain Florida chromosome 18, ASM2543408v3, whole genome shotgun sequence:
CGGGCGAGACTTACTTTCGCCGTCTCCATCGCCGTCGAAGGCGTCAATCATACTGCGCAGTTCTTCGTCGCTGGTGTTCTCGCCGAGCTCCCTGGCCACGCGCTTCAGGTTCCTCAGGCTAATGGTTCCCGACTCGTCGTCGTCAAAGAGCCGGAAAGCCTTCAGGATCTCCTCCTTGGGGTCACGCTCCAGGATCAGATCACTGACTGCACACACGGTGCCCCCGGCCCAACGTCACAAGTCAGTGGGTACCCCTTGTACGCATGTTGAGGGATGGTTGGTGGTTACTCACCCACTTCGCTAAAGTCCTCAAAGGCTATTTTGCCCGTTCCTTGTGTGTCATAGTCCTTCAGGATCTGCATGACGTCCACCTTCTTCACCTCGAAGCCCAGCGCTCGCATCGCCACCTGATGACCAAACAAATAATAACCAGTGAGAGTCCACCAGAGCAGGGAATGTCGACAAGTGATCAATGTTTTGCCCTAGGAGCTGATTATCAAAACCACTGcaccatcttttctttttttttttaagtgtgtgtttCAACATTATATCACCCACTTGAGAGACTAGTACAACCCCTGCACTACTTGAGGATGAAATTTTGTGGCGTCAAGTCACCTTCAACTCGTGGTAGTCAATTTCATTGTCTTTGTCGGTGTCGAAGAGCTCAAAGGCTTCCCGTATTTCGTGTTTTTGCTCATCGCTCAgctccttcctcttcttccgtttgcttttgtctgctgAAACGTCACTGCTGCTGCTAAACAATAGGAAATATATGTTGAAACTGGCAGTCAGATATTATTGAAATAGacttttgaaaaaacatttctctGGCCCCATTCTCATGCCTCTAATTTAATTGCAACAATCAATTTTAAACTATTTCTGAAGGAGAAGACCAATCCAATCAGAGGCTGCCATTTACAACACTTTAAATTGGTCAATAATTcgaaaaataattttacacacacacacacgcgcgtgttTAATGACCCAATAGCATGGATTTGTGGAGAAAAATCCCAACTTTACCAAATTGTAACATGACAGGTTTTGGCTCAAAGTTAGGAATACGTCAAATGACATCCAAATATTTTGTCTACTATGAAAATATTCGAGCTTTTGCCACCGGGAAATACAAGTGACGTCACGGAAATATATGTAGCTCCAATCACAAGCTCACTGTAAACCCATCACGTCCATTAGATTTTTAAGTTTCGCATCGTCAACAGCGCCCCCGGCAGTTTCCAGTTGTACTGCAACATTTGACCCGCATCACGAAGACACAAATCCGCCCCAAATGGACAATTGTTCCGAATAAAAAAATGGTGCGTGTGCAACATAAGCATAATTTAGCCTTGTTGTCTGTCAGTCTTATCTCACGTTTGCGATATGTCTGCGTCTTCGTTTTCTTCACTCATCGTCCTGCCAACAAGTCAACTTCGAGGTTTTCTAATATTGTTTTGTGGTGTAGGTCGACAACAAATCGTCCACCCTTCCCTCGACGTCACGCCATTTAATTGTGACATTAACAAGACATTTGTCTCGTCCGGCAACGTGTGGCTGACGTCAGCCAGATATCGCGAGCTAGCAGGCTAGGCTAACTTTAGCTTCCGTCAGTGGCGTCAAACAGACGCGCTTACCTTAGCTTCACTTAACGTCACCGCACAACATGTGGCGTCACGTTGACCTACCTGGAGTCGCTCATGCTGGCGGCTTTGGTGACGCTCGCGAGGCCACGTCGCGTTTAAACTTGAAACATTCTCACAAACAAAAAGCGACACAAGCATCGCCATTGAGCGACGAGCCAGAAAACCATTTGTCCGCGCTCGATTGGAGGCTTCCTATTGGCCGACAAGTCACTAGGCAACAATACGAAGGGATCTGATTGGTCGgtggcattgttgttgtttttacattaACAGCATATGACGCGATATATTATTACCCTTGAGTTgggatttaaatacatttaaaacaaaataaataataacagagGGTAAataatagatatacagtatttatatttttgtgaaGGACTTATAGCAAGCAAACGCAGCTACAATAAAATGCTGTACAATTATCCCTCAGTAATATTTCTATAATGAGTGCAAAGTGGAGAGATGTTGGTATTTTATGGAATACATAATTATTAACAGTGATCTATAATTCTAAATTATAATTGAACAGAAAGCCTTTATTGTCACTGACTGTTGCAATTCAATTTGGGGATGTAATACACCCAGTATGTGTTGATATAAATTTGTATGTAATGTAGCAAAACTCACCGCCATATATTCTTTATAGACTGATGAAACGACTAATATTACTGCAATTTACTGAAAGGCCAtgagtgtactgtatatttatcaGTCAGTATGTCTGTATTATagtgcccccaggtggccatggCGTGCgctagcgcacacacacacacaaacacactacgcgcgcacacacggacaaacacacacgcgtggATGGAACGGCCTTGCATTGATCTCGATCATTGTTATGGATTTCCACTGGGATGACGTTCCCACTGACGCTTATCACCTCCGTCCTGCGTCGCATGCGTGTGTCACCAGATAGATGCAGGAAGCGGCAGCTCAGGAAAGACTCCTCAAAGTCTCCCCGCTTGTcgctcacttcctgtttccagAGCGGCACCCAGACTATCTTTGTGCTGATAAAACTCAAAAGTTGAGGATTGATAAAAACGATAAGTGATTATTTcagggcttttaaaaaaatggtacaCAACTGTAACACAAAACACGCACGCCCAAGATGAAGGATGAGCTCCCTGGGGTGCACTCAAGCGGTTTATAAAGTCCCGGGGTGGGATCCTTTTTGCACATGTGTGTTTTGGTGACGCAAATGTTGCTCAACATCTCATAGCCCCAAAACATATTTCTGAAAAACAATGCTAattcgtttttttgttctttttacaagaaaatgaacaagaacaaaataaagccAGCAGTGCCTAGTTTCAGTCGGCCTGTCTTCACTAACGCACTATTCTGTCCAGTGACTTCAACTAACTAACAGCTAACAGCTACAGCTAACTACCGCTGCCTTCTTTTCCAGGTTCTTCCCCCGTCAATTTCTTCGTCACACATCCCAGTaatattttcatgaatttatAAAACTTGTCCGGACGTCCTGTATAGGGTATAAACATGTGGACATGTCCAGGCTAAATACGTTTTGTCACTCTAATTTCAAAAGTATGCCCTGAAGCTAACATTggaagctaatgttagcattcCAAACGTCCTTAGCATTGACGTGCATTGTTAGCTCACAATGCTTTTCTCAGCGTGTAGCAACAAATGATTTTCTGCTTGCTGTTCTTTACCTACATGCGTGCTATACACATTTTAGCGTATATCACATGCCAACAACTCGCCCCCCCATGCTCACACTTGACGtagaaacatgacaaacatgATTAAAATCCAAACTAATTCCAATTAGTCCCAAATGAAACATACCTTTTAGTTGTTGGGTGTGTGCGCTTGTATCCTTCCTTACCAAACTCCACCCTGAGTGTGCACAAAGACcccctgtacacacacacacacacacacatgcgcgcacgtaacaaaaacaaatcaaatgtgtCGAAAGGTGACAACGTGGTCTTTGTGCTTCCACAAACTTCTACTGTGCTCCATCGGCGGCCCTTTTGGCTCCGTTTGGAACTTATGGCTGCTTCTATtcacttcgttttttttttaatatgcatttCTAAGCGTATTTGATCTTGTTTTATCTTCCCTCATTTTATTCTTTCCTTGTTTTATTCCGTTCCTTGTTGTCCTGATCTGTTTTATTCTATCGGGTGCTCCACCCTGGTTGACCTTGTTGCGAGCAGTGCACGTGCGTCGCCGTGCCTTCGTTTGCGAGGCTCGTCGTCGTTAAATCCAAGACGGCCTCCCGATAGCTGACCTTTTTCAAAACTGCTGGCTTGACCTTCTGCTGTAAAGGTCACTGCACAAGCAAGGCCTCATTTGTTTTTTACGTTTGTCTGATAGCAGCGTTGTTGATTTTGTTCagggacgacgacgacgacttgacatgtttatctttttttcatttgggcTCTTTGGCTTTTATCATTATAATGCATATGTCAAATTGCTGCTTTTCCGCACAGTTAACACCTCCcaatcttttattttcatttttattttttgggacctGTTGACAgctcttcagattttttttatcctttaaCTGCACTACCCTAAAGTGCCACCCCAGCACTCTTTAGTGATGAAAGGACTGGTAGGCATGTTGATCATGAGTAGACCCGCAAACAAAGCTTCAAAAAGCGCTGTCCTAAGAACGAGACAGGAAGTCTCCCAAGTTGGATCAAATATGCCATTTTAGGGCCAATTTGGACAGTTCGAGGGGCTCTTCAAAAATGAATTGGtcccacaattaaaaaataaattaaaatcccCAAAGCCAGTAACTTAGCAACATGAAAAATGAGTAGACATGTGTAGACGCACCAAAAAAGTTTCAAGAAGCTTTTCCCCTAaaagacctacaaaaaaaaaatctggcattttGCTTCCAATCTGCCCATTGGCTGATTGTAGACTTTCAAAAACATCAAagatagaaaaagaaaagagatttTGTGCAATTGGGACCAAACGTCAACCACATACAAGAGAGGCGGATGACGATAAATTGAAGACTTCTGGAGTTTTTGTTACCGTGTGTGGTCGGAGTAGGATGGTGAAGTTTGATGAGAAACCGCCAGAACTCTCATTAGTCAACTTCTTTGTAATGTAATAAAACCACTGTCATAATGCTTAGTCCATTTGCACACCTTCACTGCGTTTGCAGCTACCCCCACCCTCTCACTCTCCTCCTCCaactctttctcctcctccccctcccatcTGCGCCTCACTGGCTTGGCATTCAGTCGCGTCTTGGCCACCACAGAGGAAGCTGCAGGTTCTTCACACACTCCccaggtaacaaaaaaaaaaaaaaagggcgattTCATTACTTTATTTGATGCTGACTTGACGACGAcctctgaatgtgtgtgtgtgggcgtgagTACAGATGTAGATAGAACGGAACCGGCGCATTAAGGCATTGATCGACGTGTGTCACAAAGAGATGACTCGTGAACTAAACGATGGCGGTAAACCTTCCAACCAAAGTTGTCGTGACAGTTCATGTAAGCGTTGCTTCCGTATTTTTGATTGCTGTCActcaaaatgaatcaaatggCAAAGTATTCCGATTTTTGGTGTGCGTCGTCTAGTTTGGCTTGCGCGTGCAGGGCCGCGTATAGAGATGTGGGGGGCTTCGTGGGGCCGCGGGCCCCTTTTGGACTGCGGTTTTCAGAAGTATCAGAAGTATTGAAAGAAATTTTTTGTCCGCTAATGCACATTTTCTAACGATCATTTCGATGTCATTTGTTATTAACCGCGTTTGGGAAATGCCGTGCTTTCCGTGGTCATGCTGTCTCATCGTCAAACGTCAGGGGCAACATCGAGATTTAAATCTCTACTCAAGGCAATCATCGTCATTGAAAAGGAAAATctgaatttcagaaaaaaaaatgtcacgatCAGTTGGTTGAAAAAGAAGGAAGATGCTTCACAAAACATAAGAGAAAACTTGAGCATTTGGATAGATTATCGAAATTTTCAGACAATATCGAGATTCAGATACAATGTTGAAATTCGTAGATAGTGTCGCAATTTTGAGGCAATGTCAAAATTCAGAGGCAACGTCAGAATTTGACGGCGTGGCCGTTTGGACAGAATATCGGAATTTACAGGCAATTTATCAATCGTAGGCAAAGATAACAACAAACACTTTTGAGGCGGCATCCAAATTCATTATCGGAAATTAGAGATCGTCAGAATTTTGAGACATTGCAATTTCAGGAAAACAACTTTTCTGGCAACGTCTGAGTTTCAGGACAACACTGTAAAATTGgagacatcatcaccatttaGACATGAGAATGTTTCGGAAGAAGATGGAAGAGTAGCAATGGGGGTACATGAAACTTAAAGAAGTCAAGTGAGAGTTCTTGACAGGCAACAAGAAGTCTCTGTATACTGCCCCCGAGACTTTGTGGCTCCACCCTAGCCCCCACCCCATTTCCGTCCGTAACACACACACTAGCCCGATTGACTTTGTGTAATTGCCGCGTGCAGGAAACAACAGGTGGaaagtgtttgatttttttctcttctgagGAACTTTGGAGAATTGAGATGTTATATCCACATCACCAAAGAACGCTTGtgtgacctgtgtgtgtgtgtgtgtgctcagttTGCATGAACCAACGCGGCCTTTCTTCCAGCTGTTTCCACATGTCAGCACGCAGAGGCTGAGCCTGCGTCACGTGACTACTATGACATCACCGACGGCAGCCATTGGCGGCGCTGCAGGGAGGGTTCAGCAATAGTCGAGGTGGTGGCTAGTTGATTTAGCCTCCTTTGCtaacgctaatgctaatgtCACAATTTTGGAGTGTCGTCGTAGATGTGGACTCAGATGGGTGCAGTTCGTTCCAGTTCAAATGAGTTCGCTTCTGTTCAGTCCAGTCGAATTATTTTAATCCAGTCTAGTCAAATTCAGTTTTTCGGTCCAGTCCAGTGAAATCCAGATCAGTTTACTGCAATCGCATCTATTCTGGTGGAATTCAGTCCAATAACCTCCAATTAGTCCAGTCTAGTCTATTCTAGTTCAATCCAGTCTAGTCCAGTCAAATCCTGTCTCATCCAGTTCATTGCAGTCCCATTTCGTTTGCTCCAGTCCAGTCTAGTCCACTTCAATTTAGTCCGTCCTCATCTTGTTTCGTCTGATCAAGTTCATTTCTTGTCCCATTGAGTTCATTCTCATCCAGTTCACTCCATTCCAATCCTCCCCGAGCTCATTTCGGATCTCTTCAAACCAGCCTAATCTGGTCCAGTCTGACTGAAGGTCATCGTGAGTTCAAACAGGAAGAGGAGTAAAGCGTGTGGATTACGCTGACATGAATGTTGTGCTGAGGTTCTTCCCACCTTTAACGTTCTTTCTTTGTTGGCGATGTCACATTACTCCAAGGCCAGGCGTAGCTTCCTAATTGGCTGCCGCTCGGAAGCCACCATCGAAGGGACACACTCAcatatgcgcgcacacacacacacacagacacacacacacacacacacaccctggtgAATATTTGTGCCCGATGTGGTAGAAATAGTTTGAGGTCTGAGAGCAGGTGTTCCACCGTGCCTTCCTGTGACATCACCACCTTGTTGTGCTACGTCATTGTTGGCAAAATATTCAACCAAATCAAGTCGTTGCCTCTAATGAAAGTCTTAACGTACAAACAGAAGCGACAAATTTTCTGTTCGGCTGCTTTTGCACTGACTCGGCGTCGGTGTCACGCTGTGTGTAATACACAACATATGTTTACCgaacacacattcacataatgtccacacacacacacacacacatatatttaacACACATTTACGCAGTCACATACGGCCAACGACGGAAGTTTACGTTTGCCACGAAGAGCGCTGACTTGAAGAAACCTTAAAGTAAACaaagcaaagaagaagaaaagaaaccaAATAAGGAGAGGAAACCCTTCGGTCGCTTTTCCTGTCAGCCTGTAAAAACGCACAAATCGCGTTGTTGTGTCACACTAAAGAGGTTGTTGTCGAGGTTATTGTCTTGCGTCTTGGAAATGTTGCCGTGTTACTGCGTGAGGTTTGCCTTACGAGTTGTGTCATCTTTCAGTGGACCTCCGTGAGTGTGTTAGTGTAGATATCATGCAGAGGGCGTTTCACACCGATGAACACAACCTTCAACACTCACAtaaggacacgcacacacacgcactatcacacacacacacaccggggtTGTGAAGATTACCTCTGCACGGATGGACAACGAGTAgtccttgtgtgtgcgtgtcacgcgcacacactgaTGATGTCATAGTTGCACCCCCCACCACGCCAACCTTTTCCCATACATTGTGACCTCTTCAAAGGACAGATTCAGTTCACACTGAAAATGACTAAGTATTGTTattatgtgtgtggggggcggggggggcgtgAATGCGCAGTGCAGTGTTTGTGCTGATGTCAGTGTGTCCAACTGGCAGCAGCAGGAGCACATCAGCAAAAAGTAatttgtgtgcataaatccaaCTCAACCATGACTCAACATcagtagcaaatattcatgaCGAGAgcagacatttaaaaataaaataaaataaaacgcggGTGTTCATAAGCGCTCGTGTGCTAGCATggttgcacgtttttttttgtgtgtgtgagagtttgTGTGCTGCTGCGTGTGTTTGAATTGTGTGGGagattgtttttgcatttttgtgctttcgtgtgtgtgtgcctgtgtgtgtgtgtgtgtctcttctgaATTTTGGAATTGTGTTCTCTTTCACAGCGCGTTCTTGTGTGTTATTtgatgtgtgcgtgtctgtgccACCTTTGCATCATTGTGGGCTTGACGTGAGGACGAAGTTCCTCCAGGGACGTCTGATTTGGATTTctcacatttgtgtttgtggTGATGTGTGGCGTGACCACAAGGGGGAGACAAACCGTATCAGCTGGTTTTTGGGAAAGCGAAAGGGCTAAAATCTCAACGTGAATGGGGGACTGTTTGCCGTTTACTCGAAAAGCATCTTGCGCAGAGTGGTAGCTTGCAATTAGAATCCAAGTGCGCCCTCGACCGCCAGCAGCCACCTACAGAAcacgtgaaaaacaaaaaatacagaaaGGAAAAGTTTTCGCAAGTCAcagaaaacaagtgaaatgttttttgggggggggcacagctaACTCCATGAAACTTTGacttgattatttttgcagttaaCGAAATCTGCAAGTGGCAAAGATGTTTGGTGCGATTCCTGGGCTGATGTTCGCCCTGATGTCGCTAGACGCGGCCGACAgcttcaaaacatttcattccGAGCTTGAAGTTTCTCGAAACTTGCAGGAAACAGGTAAGCCATTCCTGAGTTGGCTTTGACACGTTCCTGCGCGATGTCTTCGTTTGCACGTTATCAGCCGGCATGCCGATAAACGCGCTAAGTGGGGAGCCAGCGCGCTTATCTTATCTCTCAAATGAAGCTCTGGTTCAACATTTCAAACACTCCCGAAATTAACTTTACCCTGAGAAAAGAGATGAATTGCGTCATGTTGCTGTTCAGATAAAAGGGCGATGCTCGAATGAATCTGAATTatgatttttctttcaacattGCTAACCAAATGAAAGAGCCAAAGTGCAAAgcaacaaggtttttttttgtttttttttaacatcgagAAAAAGAGTACTGGAACGAAACTAGGCTGtctttgggtgtcttgaaaggcgcttataaataaaatgtattattattattattcaatttgATGGAAATCATGATTTTGGCGACCATGATTACATCACGTGATTTGGGAGTCCAATCGAGCTAACCACCAGGGGGCGAAGGCATACTTAAGGCTTCATTATGCCACCGAACTAACTGTGGCATGTTTGCAAGAATGTGTACAAATTATATATTTGTGCATGGTAGAAAACGGGCACAGGCtgtcagtgacgtcacatcctTCCCGAGTGTTATCGCGGAGCGGCGGCAACGTCACCTTACCCTGCACCATCCACCGGGACCAGTCGCTGGAGCCCAATCGAAAGATGAGGATCAAGTGGACCAAGCTGACTTTCGACTTGCTGACAGAGGTTCATGTGTTGCCAAATGCCACTTTGCCTATCCGTGACTCTTCCGTCTCTCTGTAGCGACCCATTTTCTCGTTGTTTGTGGCTTGTCACGGTCGGTCACGTGACCGTTAGTACATGTTTGACGGCAGGTGGATGTTTTGGCGGTCATGGATTATCACAAGAGAAGCTATGGAAGTTACCACGGCCGCGTGCACCTGTGTGGCTCCTCCCCCTCGGACGCCTCGCTGGTTATCGAAGACATCACCCTGGATGATTACGGGAGATACAAATGTGAGGTCATCGACGGCCTGGAGGACGCCACGGTGGTCGTGTCGCTCGACCTGGAAGGTGAGTTGCTCACGTAGGCCGTGAAATTACATGTCGCCGTGTCAAATTAGTttcaggggctgaattttcataACATTCTTCAAGAGTcgtgaaaatgacaaaattgacATATTTTAGGGGTGGTGTTCCCGTACTCGCCCCGCTTGGGGCGCTACAACTTCAACTTCCAGGACGCCGAGCGGGCCTGCCGGGAGCAGGACGGCGTGGTGGCGTCCCCGCAGCAGCTGCGCGAGGCCTGGCGAGGGGGCATGGACTGGTGCAACGCCGGCTGGCTGAGCGACGGTTCCGTGCAGTACCCCATTACCTCCCCCAGGGAGCCCTGCGGTGGCCAGAACACACCGGCGGGCGTGCGCACCTACGGCCTGAGGAACAAAAACACGAACCACTACGACGTCTTCTGCTTCACGTCGCACTACAATGGTGAGATATGTATTGCGCCCcaccttaaaaaaacatttaaattattagttaattattttattttatgtttaaaattaaattccgtttaattaatttaaaaaaaagaaaaagaggaagaaaaacataTGGGGTACTGTCCTCAACTTTTTGCCGTGGCCCCGCCCTTCAGGTCATTTCTACTTCCTGCCGCACGTGACCAAGTTGACGTACGACGAGGCAGCGGCGGCGTGCAAGCGGGACGGGGCCCGAATGGCCACGGTGGGCCACATGTACGCCGCCTGGAAGTTGTCCGGCTATGACCGCTGCGACGCCGGCTGGCTGGCCGACGGCAGCGTCCGTTACCCCGTCGCTAGGCCCCGCCCACGCTGCAGCCCCACCCGTCCTGCCGTCGGCTTTCTAGGATTCCCAGACAAGAAGCACAAATTGTACGGCGTTTACTGTTTCGGGCCCGCACGCTGAGCGCCCATccaacgcaaacacacacacataacactaGCCGATTTTCGATGACTATTTCGTCGaccaaaacacaacacaattttCTGTGTAACAGCAAATCTAAAACGAACGCGCCACATTTAGCTCCAAAATCCAATGTCCAAAAGATGTCTGGTCCTGGgtgggttacacacacacacacacacacacacacacaaaagaattaCAAAAAACTCGTATACAAAACTCACATGCTCAAAAGCACAATATACGCGCAGCCATGACTCATATgacacaaaacaaccacaaagtaaacacacaaataaaagcaaCGACCAACACTCTCACGACACAAGATACACACGTgcgagacaaaaaaacaaaaaacaaaacaaaacaggagcaCGTTGGCTTTCTCGCAACTCTTCCTCTTGGGCACTTACCTGCTTGGAGTCAAATGCCACAAGAACAGTTACATTCTCTTTATTTTCCCCTTtcattgtgtgttgttgttactTCAGGTACAACGATGTCATGTTTCTCTCTTATTTATGCTAATTTTTTGGATACATGTTAGAATGTAGTAATGTTTTCTTCGTTTTAATGTCCAtatgctgtttttgtcattt
Protein-coding regions in this window:
- the cetn3 gene encoding centrin-3 isoform X2, with protein sequence MSEENEDADISQTSDVSADKSKRKKRKELSDEQKHEIREAFELFDTDKDNEIDYHELKVAMRALGFEVKKVDVMQILKDYDTQGTGKIAFEDFSEVVSDLILERDPKEEILKAFRLFDDDESGTISLRNLKRVARELGENTSDEELRSMIDAFDGDGDGEINQEEFLSIMSGAS
- the LOC127591040 gene encoding hyaluronan and proteoglycan link protein 1-like, producing MFGAIPGLMFALMSLDAADSFKTFHSELEVSRNLQETENGHRLSVTSHPSRVLSRSGGNVTLPCTIHRDQSLEPNRKMRIKWTKLTFDLLTEVDVLAVMDYHKRSYGSYHGRVHLCGSSPSDASLVIEDITLDDYGRYKCEVIDGLEDATVVVSLDLEGVVFPYSPRLGRYNFNFQDAERACREQDGVVASPQQLREAWRGGMDWCNAGWLSDGSVQYPITSPREPCGGQNTPAGVRTYGLRNKNTNHYDVFCFTSHYNGHFYFLPHVTKLTYDEAAAACKRDGARMATVGHMYAAWKLSGYDRCDAGWLADGSVRYPVARPRPRCSPTRPAVGFLGFPDKKHKLYGVYCFGPAR
- the cetn3 gene encoding centrin-3 isoform X3, encoding MSDSSSSSDVSADKSKRKKRKELSDEQKHEIREAFELFDTDKDNEIDYHELKVAMRALGFEVKKVDVMQILKDYDTQGTGKIAFEDFSEVVSDLILERDPKEEILKAFRLFDDDESGTISLRNLKRVARELGENTSDEELRSMIDAFDGDGDGEINQEEFLSIMSGAS
- the cetn3 gene encoding centrin-3 isoform X6, whose protein sequence is MAMLVSLFVCENVSSLNATWPRERHQSRQHERLQVAMRALGFEVKKVDVMQILKDYDTQGTGKIAFEDFSEVVSDLILERDPKEEILKAFRLFDDDESGTISLRNLKRVARELGENTSDEELRSMIDAFDGDGDGEINQEEFLSIMSGAS
- the cetn3 gene encoding centrin-3 isoform X1; this encodes MSEENEDADISQTSSDVSADKSKRKKRKELSDEQKHEIREAFELFDTDKDNEIDYHELKVAMRALGFEVKKVDVMQILKDYDTQGTGKIAFEDFSEVVSDLILERDPKEEILKAFRLFDDDESGTISLRNLKRVARELGENTSDEELRSMIDAFDGDGDGEINQEEFLSIMSGAS
- the cetn3 gene encoding centrin-3 isoform X5, with translation MSDSSSDVSADKSKRKKRKELSDEQKHEIREAFELFDTDKDNEIDYHELKVAMRALGFEVKKVDVMQILKDYDTQGTGKIAFEDFSEVVSDLILERDPKEEILKAFRLFDDDESGTISLRNLKRVARELGENTSDEELRSMIDAFDGDGDGEINQEEFLSIMSGAS
- the cetn3 gene encoding centrin-3 isoform X4, whose amino-acid sequence is MSDSSSSDVSADKSKRKKRKELSDEQKHEIREAFELFDTDKDNEIDYHELKVAMRALGFEVKKVDVMQILKDYDTQGTGKIAFEDFSEVVSDLILERDPKEEILKAFRLFDDDESGTISLRNLKRVARELGENTSDEELRSMIDAFDGDGDGEINQEEFLSIMSGAS